One stretch of Amycolatopsis sp. NBC_00345 DNA includes these proteins:
- a CDS encoding SDR family oxidoreductase, translated as MISVGKYPEGANLLRDKVVVVTAAAGTGIGSAAAKRCLEEGARVVVSDRHERRLRETAEELGADVHAVPCDVTREEDVQHLVDSTVEHFGRLDVLINNAGLGGTCSLLDMTDDEWSRVLDVTLNGTFRATRAALRRFAAQGTGGAIVNNASVLGWRAQGGQAHYAAAKAGVMALTRCAAVDAAPYDVRVNAVAPSLAMHPFLAKVTSDELLAELTAREVSGRAAKPWEVANVMVFLASEYASYLTGEVVSVSAQHA; from the coding sequence TTGATCAGTGTCGGAAAATACCCCGAGGGTGCGAACCTGTTGCGGGACAAGGTCGTGGTGGTCACCGCGGCCGCCGGGACGGGCATCGGGTCCGCCGCCGCGAAGCGGTGCCTGGAGGAGGGCGCGCGCGTGGTCGTCAGCGACCGGCACGAGCGGCGCCTGCGCGAGACGGCCGAAGAGCTGGGCGCCGACGTCCACGCCGTCCCGTGCGACGTCACTCGTGAGGAGGACGTCCAACACCTCGTCGACAGCACTGTCGAACACTTCGGCCGCCTCGACGTGCTGATCAACAACGCGGGCCTCGGCGGCACCTGCTCGCTGCTGGACATGACCGACGACGAGTGGTCGCGGGTCCTCGATGTCACCCTGAACGGCACCTTCCGCGCCACCCGCGCCGCGCTGCGCCGGTTCGCCGCGCAGGGGACCGGCGGCGCGATCGTCAACAACGCGTCCGTGCTCGGCTGGCGCGCGCAGGGCGGGCAGGCGCACTACGCGGCGGCCAAGGCCGGGGTGATGGCCCTGACCCGGTGCGCCGCCGTGGACGCCGCCCCGTACGACGTGCGGGTCAACGCCGTGGCGCCCAGCCTCGCGATGCACCCGTTCCTGGCGAAGGTGACCAGCGACGAGCTGCTCGCCGAGCTGACCGCGCGCGAGGTGTCGGGGAGGGCGGCGAAGCCGTGGGAGGTCGCGAATGTGATGGTGTTCCTCGCCAGTGAGTACGCCTCGTACCTCACCGGCGAGGTCGTGTCCGTGAGTGCCCAGCATGCGTGA
- a CDS encoding acyl-CoA dehydrogenase family protein translates to MTPEQDQLRAGVRKLLEREPEPWTALCAQIGVAALTVPERFGGLEGAGITEVQIVAEELGRVLADVPFLGSAVLATTALLTTRDDSACARILPQLAEGVVGALAWAGDRWDPQHPAVQAQGNTVDGSAHYVLDGAEATVLLVAATTADGPALFEVDPAHPGVRRTAVAGMDETRHLATVILDQVPARPLGPVDLGRVRDVACAVLAAEQAGAAARALELTVGYTLRREQFGRPIGSFQALKHRMADLHVLVETARSAAYAAPTSSRLAAVAKVHCSEAFTTVAAEMIQLHGGIAVTWEHPAHRYLKRAHATAQLFGPPHHHLARVHP, encoded by the coding sequence GTGACCCCGGAGCAGGACCAGCTACGCGCCGGTGTGCGCAAGCTCCTCGAACGCGAGCCCGAGCCTTGGACCGCACTGTGCGCGCAGATCGGCGTCGCCGCCCTGACCGTGCCGGAACGCTTCGGCGGCCTCGAAGGCGCAGGCATCACCGAGGTGCAGATCGTCGCGGAGGAACTCGGCCGGGTCCTGGCCGACGTGCCGTTCCTCGGCTCCGCTGTGCTCGCCACGACGGCACTGCTCACCACCCGCGACGACAGCGCGTGCGCCAGGATCCTGCCCCAGCTGGCCGAGGGCGTTGTCGGCGCACTGGCCTGGGCCGGCGACCGCTGGGACCCGCAGCACCCCGCAGTCCAAGCGCAGGGAAACACTGTGGACGGGAGCGCGCACTACGTCCTCGACGGCGCCGAGGCCACCGTCCTCCTCGTCGCCGCGACGACCGCCGACGGCCCCGCTCTGTTCGAGGTCGACCCGGCCCACCCCGGCGTCCGGCGGACGGCCGTCGCGGGCATGGACGAGACCCGCCACCTGGCCACGGTGATCCTCGACCAGGTCCCGGCCCGGCCGCTCGGCCCCGTCGACCTCGGCCGTGTACGGGACGTCGCCTGTGCTGTCCTCGCCGCCGAGCAAGCCGGTGCCGCCGCGCGCGCCCTGGAGCTCACCGTCGGCTACACGCTGCGACGAGAGCAGTTCGGCCGTCCGATCGGGAGCTTCCAGGCGCTCAAGCACCGGATGGCCGATTTGCACGTCCTGGTCGAGACCGCCCGCTCGGCCGCCTACGCCGCGCCCACGTCGTCCCGGCTCGCCGCGGTGGCCAAAGTGCACTGCAGCGAAGCCTTCACGACGGTGGCCGCCGAGATGATCCAGTTGCACGGCGGCATCGCCGTCACCTGGGAACATCCCGCCCACCGGTACCTCAAACGCGCCCACGCGACGGCGCAGCTGTTCGGCCCGCCGCATCACCACCTCGCTCGCGTCCACCCCTAG
- a CDS encoding FadD3 family acyl-CoA ligase, with amino-acid sequence MSDPTVPAALDAVAERYPTGEAVVDGAVRLTWAQLRGRVRQCANFLAAQGIRPGARVAVNSPNTWHWVVAGLGALYAGATLVPVSTRFTARETHDILTRAGVSALVITGRFLDTDRISALGPLPPVVLRVPVEGPEEPVPGVTEWSALEGFSDDFTATAAPGDVSDILFTSGTTGRSKGAMSSHRQALGVAAAWASCGALTERDRYLVVNPFFHSFGYKAGILAAVLTGATIVPQRVFDVRETLRMVEDERISVLPGAPTIYQVLLDAPERAAADLSSLRLAVTGAATVPVALVERMRAELGFETVLTAYGLTEAVVATMSRPDDPPEVVARFAGRATAGFEVRLGDHDEVLLRGPNVMLGYLDDPDATAAAVDAGGWLHTGDVGELDPRGYLRITDRLKDMYVCGGFNVYPAEVEQVLAWHPDVAESAVVGVPDARLGEVGRAYVVARPGRHPSTEDLLAHCRESLANYKLPRSVALRAELPRNPAGKVLKRVLREDKDV; translated from the coding sequence CTGTCCGATCCGACCGTGCCGGCGGCGCTGGACGCGGTCGCGGAGCGGTACCCCACGGGTGAAGCCGTGGTGGACGGTGCCGTGCGGCTGACCTGGGCCCAGCTGCGCGGCCGGGTACGTCAGTGCGCGAACTTCCTGGCGGCACAAGGCATCCGCCCGGGCGCGCGGGTCGCGGTCAACTCCCCCAACACGTGGCACTGGGTCGTCGCGGGCCTCGGCGCGCTGTACGCGGGCGCGACGCTGGTGCCGGTCAGCACCCGGTTCACGGCACGCGAAACGCACGACATCCTCACGCGGGCGGGCGTGTCGGCCCTGGTGATCACCGGCCGTTTCCTGGACACCGACCGGATTTCCGCCCTCGGCCCACTCCCGCCGGTGGTGCTCCGGGTGCCCGTGGAAGGTCCCGAGGAACCGGTCCCTGGCGTCACGGAGTGGTCCGCGCTGGAGGGCTTTTCCGACGACTTCACCGCGACGGCCGCGCCCGGCGACGTCAGCGACATCCTGTTCACCTCGGGCACCACGGGCCGCAGCAAGGGGGCGATGAGCTCGCACCGGCAGGCGCTCGGCGTCGCGGCCGCGTGGGCTTCGTGCGGCGCGCTGACCGAGCGCGACCGCTATCTCGTGGTGAACCCGTTTTTCCACAGTTTCGGTTACAAGGCAGGGATCCTGGCCGCGGTGCTGACCGGCGCGACGATCGTGCCGCAGCGGGTGTTCGACGTCCGCGAGACGCTGCGAATGGTCGAGGACGAGCGGATCAGCGTGCTGCCGGGCGCGCCGACGATCTACCAGGTGCTGCTGGACGCGCCGGAGCGCGCGGCCGCGGACCTGTCGAGCCTGCGCCTGGCCGTCACGGGCGCGGCGACGGTGCCGGTCGCGCTGGTCGAGCGGATGCGCGCCGAGCTGGGCTTCGAGACCGTGCTGACCGCGTACGGGCTGACCGAGGCCGTGGTCGCGACGATGAGCCGCCCCGACGACCCGCCCGAGGTGGTCGCGCGCTTCGCGGGCCGCGCGACCGCGGGGTTCGAGGTGCGCCTCGGCGACCACGACGAGGTCCTGCTGCGCGGCCCGAACGTGATGCTGGGTTACCTCGACGACCCGGACGCCACCGCCGCGGCGGTCGACGCCGGGGGCTGGCTGCACACCGGCGACGTCGGCGAGCTGGACCCGCGCGGTTACCTGCGGATCACCGACCGGCTGAAGGACATGTACGTGTGCGGCGGGTTCAACGTCTACCCGGCCGAAGTGGAGCAGGTGCTGGCGTGGCACCCGGACGTCGCGGAGTCGGCGGTCGTCGGCGTGCCCGACGCGCGGCTGGGCGAGGTCGGCCGCGCGTATGTGGTGGCGAGGCCGGGACGTCATCCGTCCACTGAGGACCTGCTGGCGCACTGCCGGGAGAGCCTGGCGAACTACAAGCTGCCGCGTTCGGTGGCGCTCCGGGCGGAGCTGCCGCGCAACCCGGCGGGCAAGGTGCTGAAACGAGTGCTGCGGGAGGACAAGGATGTCTGA
- a CDS encoding enoyl-CoA hydratase — protein sequence MSEVVYERRGPVAIVTMNRPEYRNAQNSAMTYALDDAFTRAVSDDAVKVIVLAGAGKHFSAGHDIGSPGRDADVSFDRRAVTWWDHVDASGADQRFARESEVYLGMCRRWRELPKPTIASVQGACIAGALMLAWVCDLIVASDDAFFADPVVRMGIPGVEYFAHPWVLGPRAAKEVLFTGERFSAEQALAWGMLNRVVPRAALESETLALASKIAEMPRFGLALAKKAVNQAEDLMGLRSGMDSAFALHHLGHSHNAETTGDSLAGQNARSMRAPAPEREA from the coding sequence ATGTCTGAGGTCGTCTACGAGCGGCGTGGACCGGTCGCGATCGTCACCATGAACCGGCCCGAGTATCGCAACGCCCAGAACTCGGCGATGACCTACGCCCTCGACGACGCCTTCACCCGCGCCGTCTCGGACGACGCCGTGAAGGTGATCGTCCTGGCCGGCGCGGGCAAGCACTTCTCGGCGGGCCACGACATCGGCTCCCCGGGCCGCGACGCGGACGTCTCGTTCGACCGCCGCGCGGTGACCTGGTGGGACCACGTGGACGCGTCCGGCGCGGACCAGCGCTTCGCCCGTGAATCCGAGGTATACCTGGGAATGTGCCGCCGCTGGCGCGAACTCCCGAAGCCGACGATCGCGAGCGTGCAGGGCGCGTGCATCGCGGGCGCCCTGATGCTCGCCTGGGTCTGCGACCTGATCGTCGCCTCCGACGACGCGTTCTTCGCCGATCCCGTGGTCCGCATGGGCATCCCGGGCGTGGAGTACTTCGCGCACCCGTGGGTCCTGGGCCCCCGCGCGGCGAAGGAGGTGCTGTTCACGGGCGAGCGCTTCAGCGCGGAGCAGGCACTGGCGTGGGGCATGTTGAACCGCGTGGTGCCGCGGGCCGCACTGGAGTCGGAAACCCTGGCGCTGGCGTCGAAAATCGCCGAGATGCCGCGCTTTGGCTTGGCGCTGGCGAAAAAGGCCGTGAATCAAGCCGAAGACCTCATGGGCTTGCGTTCGGGTATGGACTCGGCCTTCGCCCTCCATCACCTCGGCCACTCCCACAATGCCGAAACCACCGGCGATTCCCTGGCCGGCCAGAACGCCCGTTCGATGCGCGCTCCGGCGCCCGAGCGCGAGGCGTGA
- a CDS encoding acetyl-CoA C-acetyltransferase, giving the protein MAEAYVLDAVRTPVGRRGGALGGVHPADLGAHVIRAVVERSGVDPALVDDVILGCVDTLGPQSGNLARTAWLAAGFPNHVPGVTVDRQCGSSQQAVHFAAQAVLSGTADLVLAGGVQNMTAIPISAAMLAGREYGFPDPFSGSKGWQERYGGVEVSQFSSADMIAAHWDISRAAMEEFALRSHERALDAIAHGRFDAEITPFGEFRTDEGPRPDTSLERMAALKPLSEGSRITAAVASQISDGASATLLASEAFVKEHGLKPRARIHHLSVRAADPVWMLTGPIPATAHALRKTGLTIGDIDLFEVNEAFASVVLAWLDETGADPERVNVNGGGIALGHPIGASGTKLFATLLHELERRGGRYGLQTMCEGGGTANVTIIERL; this is encoded by the coding sequence GTGGCTGAGGCCTATGTGCTGGACGCCGTCCGAACCCCCGTCGGCCGCCGCGGCGGCGCGCTCGGCGGGGTGCACCCGGCGGACCTGGGCGCGCACGTGATCCGCGCGGTCGTCGAACGCTCGGGCGTCGACCCGGCGCTGGTGGACGACGTGATCCTCGGCTGCGTCGACACGCTCGGCCCGCAGTCGGGCAACCTCGCGCGCACCGCGTGGCTCGCCGCCGGGTTCCCGAACCACGTGCCGGGCGTGACCGTCGACCGCCAGTGCGGCTCCAGTCAGCAGGCGGTGCACTTCGCCGCGCAGGCCGTGCTCAGCGGCACGGCGGACCTGGTGCTCGCCGGCGGCGTGCAGAACATGACCGCGATCCCGATCAGCGCGGCGATGCTGGCGGGGCGCGAATACGGCTTCCCTGACCCGTTTTCCGGTTCGAAGGGCTGGCAGGAGCGGTACGGCGGGGTGGAGGTCTCGCAGTTCAGCAGCGCGGACATGATCGCCGCGCACTGGGACATCTCACGCGCCGCGATGGAGGAGTTCGCGCTGCGCAGTCACGAGCGCGCGCTGGACGCCATCGCCCACGGCCGCTTCGACGCCGAAATCACGCCGTTCGGCGAATTCCGCACCGACGAGGGACCCCGCCCCGACACCAGCCTCGAGCGGATGGCCGCGCTGAAGCCGTTGAGCGAGGGCTCGCGGATCACCGCGGCCGTCGCGAGCCAGATCTCCGACGGCGCCAGCGCGACCCTGCTCGCGTCCGAGGCCTTCGTGAAAGAGCACGGGCTCAAGCCGCGCGCCCGGATCCACCACCTGTCCGTGCGCGCCGCCGATCCCGTGTGGATGCTGACCGGCCCGATCCCCGCGACCGCGCACGCGTTGCGCAAGACCGGGCTGACGATCGGTGACATCGACCTGTTCGAGGTCAACGAGGCGTTCGCGAGCGTGGTGCTCGCCTGGCTCGACGAGACCGGCGCCGACCCGGAACGGGTGAACGTCAACGGCGGCGGCATCGCGCTCGGCCACCCCATCGGCGCGTCCGGCACGAAGCTGTTCGCCACGCTGCTGCACGAGCTGGAACGCCGGGGCGGCCGTTACGGCCTGCAGACCATGTGCGAGGGCGGCGGCACCGCGAACGTCACGATCATCGAACGGCTCTGA
- a CDS encoding TetR/AcrR family transcriptional regulator, with translation MKNAPGSRRAELLGLAARLFADRGYVSTTVRDIADAAGILSGSLYHHFDSKESMADEILTGFLDELFGAYADIVGQGLPPRETLEAVVVASFDSIHRRPAEVAIYQSEAKHLMSLPRFAYLNDRNAEFRKLWNGILADGVAAGVFRPDLDVELVYRFIRDTVWVAVRWYNPDGALSARDVAEQYLGILLEGIAVPAGKPGTTKKRRSRG, from the coding sequence GTGAAGAACGCCCCCGGATCCCGGCGCGCCGAGCTGCTGGGCTTGGCCGCGCGGCTGTTCGCGGACCGCGGTTACGTGTCCACGACCGTCCGCGACATCGCCGACGCCGCCGGCATCCTGTCCGGCAGCCTCTACCACCACTTCGACTCGAAGGAGTCGATGGCCGACGAGATCCTCACCGGCTTCCTGGACGAGCTCTTCGGCGCGTACGCCGACATCGTCGGGCAGGGCCTGCCGCCGCGCGAGACGCTGGAGGCCGTGGTCGTCGCGTCGTTCGACTCCATCCACCGGCGCCCGGCCGAGGTCGCGATCTACCAGAGCGAGGCCAAGCACCTGATGTCGCTGCCGCGCTTCGCCTACCTCAACGACCGCAACGCCGAGTTCCGCAAGCTGTGGAACGGAATCCTCGCCGACGGGGTCGCGGCGGGCGTGTTCCGGCCGGACCTCGACGTCGAGCTGGTCTACCGGTTCATCCGCGACACGGTGTGGGTCGCGGTCCGCTGGTACAACCCGGACGGCGCGCTGTCCGCGCGTGACGTCGCCGAGCAGTACCTCGGGATCCTGCTGGAGGGCATCGCCGTGCCGGCCGGGAAGCCCGGGACCACGAAGAAACGGAGGAGCCGTGGCTGA
- a CDS encoding fatty acid desaturase family protein, giving the protein MTTENLVQSAPAGSGSDFARLSRRIADAGLLARRPGYYTFRITLVTALFTGGWVAFALLGDSWWQLAIAVFQAFMFGQIALLSHDLAHRQVFRTRRPTEIAGRIAGNLGVGMSYGWWMDKHTRHHANPNHEELDPDVDPDILVWSKDQARASRGVPRFIGRYQAFLFFPLLTLEGLNLHWSGIRAVAKPGLRGRRVEAALLATHFVVYLSALFIVLPPGLALLFLVVHQGVWGVYMGSIFAPNHKGMPTLTGRPELDFLRKQVLTSRNVRGGAVIDVALGGLNYQIEHHLFPSMPSVHLRRAQPIVRDYCAELGVPYLQTGLIDSYRQALTHLHETGAPLRKRS; this is encoded by the coding sequence GTGACCACAGAGAACCTCGTCCAGTCCGCCCCGGCCGGTTCCGGCAGCGACTTCGCCCGGTTGTCCCGGCGGATCGCCGACGCCGGCCTGCTCGCGCGGCGCCCCGGCTACTACACGTTCCGGATCACCCTCGTGACCGCGCTGTTCACCGGCGGCTGGGTGGCGTTCGCGCTGCTCGGCGACTCGTGGTGGCAGCTCGCGATCGCGGTGTTCCAGGCCTTCATGTTCGGCCAGATCGCCCTGCTCTCACACGACCTCGCCCACCGCCAGGTGTTCCGCACCCGCCGCCCGACCGAGATCGCCGGCCGCATCGCCGGCAACCTCGGCGTCGGCATGAGCTACGGGTGGTGGATGGACAAGCACACCCGCCACCACGCGAACCCCAACCACGAGGAGCTGGATCCCGACGTGGATCCGGACATCCTCGTCTGGTCGAAGGACCAGGCCCGCGCGAGCCGCGGCGTGCCCCGGTTCATCGGGCGGTACCAGGCCTTCCTGTTCTTCCCGCTGCTCACCCTCGAAGGCCTGAACCTGCACTGGTCGGGCATCCGCGCGGTCGCCAAGCCCGGCCTGCGCGGCCGCCGCGTCGAGGCCGCCCTGCTGGCGACCCACTTCGTCGTTTACCTGTCCGCCCTGTTCATCGTCCTCCCGCCCGGCCTGGCACTGCTCTTCCTCGTGGTCCACCAGGGAGTCTGGGGTGTCTACATGGGATCGATCTTCGCGCCGAACCACAAGGGCATGCCGACGCTCACCGGCCGCCCCGAGCTCGACTTCCTGCGCAAGCAGGTGCTCACCTCCCGCAACGTCCGCGGCGGCGCGGTGATCGACGTCGCGCTGGGCGGGCTGAACTACCAGATCGAGCACCACCTGTTCCCGAGCATGCCCTCGGTGCACCTGCGCCGGGCGCAGCCGATCGTGCGGGACTACTGCGCGGAGCTCGGCGTGCCCTACCTGCAGACCGGCCTGATCGACTCCTACCGGCAAGCACTCACCCACCTGCATGAAACTGGGGCCCCTCTCAGGAAGCGTTCGTAG
- a CDS encoding acyl-CoA dehydrogenase family protein, which translates to MDDFRADVRAWLAEHLDPALKGLGGPGREHEAFEERRAWERKLGAAGWNGIGWPPHHGGRGATLAEQVVFHEEYARADAPARVSHLGQELLGPTLIAFGSEAQQRRFLPKILAVEELWCQGYSEPGAGSDLAAVSTSARSEDGEWVVTGQKVWTSLAHVADWCFVLARTEPGSKRHHGLSFLLVPLRQDGVDVRPIRQLTGTAEFNEVFFDGARTTEVVGEPGDGWRVAMGLLGFERGVATLGQQIGFRRELEALCRLAEESGAAADPHIAEQLNRAWVGLEVLRAHAVRTLGDSGPGAASVVKLVWAGWHRRLGELAMLVRGASGLVAPDELDSWQRLFLFSRADTIYGGSDEIQRNVIAERVLGLPREARP; encoded by the coding sequence GTGGACGACTTCCGTGCGGACGTCCGGGCCTGGCTGGCCGAGCACCTCGACCCGGCGTTGAAGGGCCTCGGCGGGCCGGGCCGTGAACACGAGGCGTTCGAGGAACGCCGGGCGTGGGAGCGGAAGCTGGGCGCCGCCGGCTGGAACGGGATCGGCTGGCCCCCGCACCACGGCGGCCGCGGCGCGACGCTCGCCGAGCAGGTCGTCTTCCATGAGGAGTACGCCCGCGCCGACGCCCCCGCGCGCGTCAGCCATCTCGGCCAGGAACTGCTCGGCCCCACGCTGATCGCGTTCGGCAGCGAGGCGCAGCAACGCCGTTTCCTGCCGAAGATCCTCGCCGTCGAAGAGCTGTGGTGCCAGGGCTACTCCGAGCCGGGCGCCGGCTCGGACCTCGCCGCGGTGTCGACGTCCGCGCGCTCCGAAGACGGCGAGTGGGTGGTCACCGGGCAAAAGGTGTGGACCTCGCTCGCGCACGTCGCCGACTGGTGTTTTGTGCTCGCCCGCACCGAGCCCGGCTCGAAACGCCACCACGGGCTCAGCTTCCTGCTCGTGCCGCTGCGCCAGGACGGCGTCGACGTCCGGCCGATCCGGCAGCTCACCGGCACGGCCGAGTTCAACGAGGTGTTCTTCGACGGCGCTCGCACCACCGAAGTGGTCGGCGAGCCCGGTGACGGCTGGCGGGTCGCGATGGGGCTGCTCGGCTTCGAACGCGGGGTCGCCACGCTCGGCCAGCAGATCGGCTTCCGCCGTGAGCTGGAAGCGCTGTGCCGGCTCGCCGAAGAAAGCGGCGCGGCGGCCGACCCGCACATCGCCGAACAGCTGAACCGCGCGTGGGTGGGGCTGGAGGTGCTGCGCGCGCACGCCGTCCGCACCCTCGGCGACAGCGGCCCCGGCGCGGCCAGCGTCGTCAAGCTCGTCTGGGCGGGCTGGCACCGGAGGCTGGGCGAGCTGGCCATGCTGGTGCGCGGCGCCTCCGGCCTCGTCGCGCCGGATGAACTCGACTCGTGGCAACGGCTTTTCCTGTTCTCTCGCGCCGACACGATCTACGGCGGCTCCGACGAGATCCAGCGCAATGTCATCGCCGAGCGAGTGCTCGGCCTGCCGAGGGAGGCCCGTCCTTGA
- a CDS encoding acyl-CoA dehydrogenase family protein yields the protein MKFALSPEQEAFAASLDSLLSTQDCDAATRAWASGDHGPGLKIWRRLADQGVAALTTPAHRGGLAEEDGTGATTVDAVLAFEVLGRFCPPGPWTDSAVLPCLLDDEILASTAAGETLVSLAFPPHVPFALDADIADARFLVDGARLRGFAPGTPLASLDPSRHLFEPVPGDELGPALDPARAFDLGALLTAAQLLGAGRGLLEMSVAHAGQRRQYGREIGRFQAVKHLLAEVATALELARPLLHGAAVTADPADVSAAKVACGDAAHLAARTALQVHGAIGYTAEHPLGLRLTRVRALTTAWGTPAVHRHRVLAAIAP from the coding sequence GTGAAGTTCGCGTTGTCCCCGGAGCAGGAGGCGTTCGCCGCGTCCCTGGACTCCCTGTTGTCCACTCAGGACTGTGACGCGGCCACCCGCGCCTGGGCAAGCGGCGACCATGGCCCGGGGTTGAAGATCTGGCGCCGCCTCGCCGACCAGGGCGTCGCGGCCTTGACCACTCCCGCCCACCGCGGCGGCCTGGCCGAGGAGGACGGCACCGGCGCCACCACCGTCGACGCCGTCCTCGCCTTCGAGGTCCTCGGCCGCTTCTGCCCGCCCGGCCCGTGGACGGACTCCGCCGTCCTCCCCTGCCTGCTCGACGACGAGATCCTGGCCTCCACCGCCGCCGGCGAAACCCTTGTGTCCCTGGCCTTCCCTCCTCATGTCCCGTTCGCTTTGGACGCCGACATCGCCGACGCCCGCTTCCTCGTCGACGGCGCTCGCCTGCGCGGCTTCGCCCCCGGCACTCCCCTAGCCTCGCTCGATCCCTCCCGTCATCTCTTCGAGCCCGTCCCCGGCGACGAACTCGGTCCCGCGCTGGACCCGGCCCGCGCCTTCGACCTGGGTGCCCTCCTCACCGCCGCCCAGCTCCTGGGCGCGGGCCGCGGGCTGCTGGAGATGTCCGTCGCGCACGCCGGCCAACGCCGCCAGTACGGCCGCGAGATCGGCCGTTTCCAGGCGGTCAAGCACCTGCTCGCCGAGGTCGCCACCGCCCTCGAACTGGCCCGGCCGCTGCTGCACGGCGCCGCCGTCACCGCCGATCCCGCCGACGTCTCCGCCGCCAAGGTCGCCTGCGGCGATGCCGCCCACCTGGCCGCGCGCACCGCCCTCCAGGTCCACGGCGCGATCGGCTACACCGCCGAACACCCACTCGGCCTGCGGCTCACCCGCGTCCGCGCCCTGACGACCGCCTGGGGCACCCCCGCCGTCCACCGTCACCGCGTCCTGGCGGCGATCGCCCCGTGA
- a CDS encoding acyl-CoA dehydrogenase family protein produces the protein MDLDLDEAARQFRGEAREWLAAHVPRSPLPSFDTAEGFAAHREWEAALADAHWSVVSWPREYGGRDASLLEWVLFEEEYYAAGAPGRVNQNGIFMLAPTLFSHGTPEQLARILPKMARAEEVWAQAWSEPEAGSDIAALRSTATPADGGWLLNGQKTWSSRAAFADRAFGLFRSDPESARHHGLTYLMADLRAPGVTVRPIPQLDGEPGFAEIFFDDVFVPDADVIGTPGNGWRVAMTTANNERGLSLRSPGRFLAAADRLVSLWSSAGRPESTAARVADAWIGARAYQLYTFGTVTRLASGAELGPESSVNKLFWSHLDVALHETALDLLGPSAELRGPWTDGWLFSLAGPIYGGTDQIQRTIVAERLLGLPKGDR, from the coding sequence ATGGACCTCGACCTCGACGAAGCCGCCCGTCAGTTCCGCGGCGAGGCCCGGGAATGGCTGGCCGCGCACGTGCCGCGGTCGCCATTGCCGTCGTTCGACACCGCGGAAGGGTTCGCCGCGCACCGTGAGTGGGAGGCGGCGCTGGCGGACGCGCACTGGTCCGTCGTCTCGTGGCCGCGCGAGTACGGCGGCCGTGACGCGAGCCTGCTCGAGTGGGTGCTCTTCGAGGAGGAGTACTACGCCGCGGGCGCGCCCGGCCGTGTCAACCAGAACGGCATCTTCATGCTGGCACCCACCCTTTTCTCCCACGGCACCCCCGAGCAGCTCGCGCGGATCCTGCCGAAGATGGCGCGCGCCGAGGAAGTCTGGGCGCAGGCCTGGTCTGAGCCCGAAGCCGGCAGCGACATCGCGGCGTTGCGCAGCACCGCCACCCCCGCCGACGGCGGCTGGCTCCTCAACGGCCAGAAGACCTGGAGCTCCCGCGCCGCCTTCGCGGACCGCGCGTTCGGCCTGTTCCGCAGCGACCCCGAGTCGGCCCGGCACCACGGCCTGACCTACCTGATGGCCGACCTGCGCGCCCCCGGCGTGACCGTCCGGCCCATCCCCCAGCTCGACGGTGAACCCGGCTTCGCCGAGATCTTCTTCGACGACGTGTTCGTCCCGGACGCGGACGTGATCGGCACCCCCGGCAACGGCTGGCGCGTGGCCATGACCACCGCCAACAACGAACGCGGCCTGTCGCTGCGCAGCCCCGGCCGCTTCCTCGCCGCCGCCGACCGGCTGGTGTCCCTGTGGTCCTCGGCCGGCCGGCCGGAGTCGACGGCAGCGCGCGTCGCCGACGCGTGGATCGGCGCGCGGGCGTACCAGCTCTACACCTTCGGCACGGTCACGCGCCTCGCGTCCGGTGCCGAGCTGGGGCCGGAGTCCAGCGTCAACAAGCTGTTCTGGTCACACCTCGACGTTGCCCTCCACGAAACCGCCCTCGACCTCCTCGGCCCGTCCGCCGAACTCCGCGGCCCCTGGACGGACGGCTGGCTGTTCTCCCTGGCCGGCCCCATCTACGGCGGCACGGACCAGATCCAGCGCACGATCGTCGCGGAACGCCTGCTCGGCCTGCCGAAGGGAGACCGGTGA